A stretch of Campylobacter gracilis DNA encodes these proteins:
- a CDS encoding 4Fe-4S dicluster domain-containing protein, which translates to MTKNRREAIKLLGGALGTLGAVSLFADENSTNSAGSEAQNLNEQNSTGQNSAPNSIKQNSSGNSASLYLRPPGALAERGFRSSCIKCGQCVQVCPYHSIYLLDITHLFDIGTPVIDAKERGCYLCGALPCVLACPSGALSHETNEPKKVKMGIAVIKNLNACLAYRGQVLRPDDLRPKPAKTEQERELNSALAAKEGKLCDLCASLCPYPQPLDAIAMIEAGAHFAPQIRSACVGCGACAELCPARIIEIIPRADYKSIYEGKQ; encoded by the coding sequence ATGACAAAGAATAGACGCGAAGCGATAAAACTACTCGGCGGAGCGCTCGGGACACTCGGGGCAGTGAGCTTGTTTGCGGATGAGAATTCTACCAATTCCGCGGGCAGTGAAGCGCAAAATTTAAACGAGCAAAATTCCACAGGGCAAAATTCCGCGCCGAATTCTATAAAACAAAATTCTAGCGGGAATTCCGCCTCTTTATATCTGCGCCCGCCCGGAGCGCTAGCGGAGCGCGGCTTCCGCTCTAGCTGCATCAAGTGCGGCCAATGCGTGCAGGTCTGCCCCTATCACAGCATCTATCTGCTGGATATTACTCATCTTTTTGACATCGGTACGCCCGTCATCGACGCCAAAGAGCGAGGCTGCTATCTTTGCGGCGCGCTTCCTTGCGTGCTCGCCTGTCCAAGCGGAGCGCTCAGCCACGAAACGAACGAGCCTAAAAAGGTTAAAATGGGAATCGCCGTGATTAAAAATTTAAACGCCTGTTTGGCGTATCGCGGGCAGGTTTTAAGACCGGACGATCTGCGCCCAAAACCCGCTAAGACCGAGCAAGAGCGCGAGTTAAACTCAGCGCTGGCGGCGAAAGAGGGCAAACTCTGCGATCTATGTGCGTCGCTGTGCCCTTACCCGCAGCCGCTTGATGCCATCGCTATGATAGAAGCGGGCGCGCATTTCGCTCCGCAGATCCGCAGCGCTTGCGTCGGCTGTGGCGCGTGCGCAGAGCTCTGCCCGGCGCGTATCATCGAGATAATCCCGCGGGCGGATTACAAATCAATCTATGAAGGAAAACAATGA
- a CDS encoding c-type cytochrome — MKNSIKFYLCSLAAALLLCGCGDDDDSSSAGQNSVSQNSVSSNSTPQSVEQNHTAKPRISVKSGEAPKKDDKFVSYDFYGERKVNFNLNGDVNETTKNIVAYSSIKNQYEKLNFDLMKKRLGHDFILRCSACHDDYANGIIGPSLLDKTDAQIVDMIKKYKFKEKPNPLMVQLVNGMSEQQIETMAKEIYEFNKQFKEQK, encoded by the coding sequence ATGAAAAACTCTATTAAATTCTACCTCTGCTCGCTAGCTGCGGCACTTTTGCTATGCGGCTGCGGAGATGACGACGATTCAAGCTCCGCAGGGCAAAATTCCGTTTCGCAAAATTCTGTAAGTTCAAATTCTACGCCGCAGAGCGTGGAACAAAATCATACTGCCAAGCCTCGCATCAGCGTTAAAAGCGGCGAAGCGCCCAAGAAGGACGATAAGTTCGTAAGCTACGATTTTTACGGCGAGCGAAAGGTAAATTTTAACCTAAACGGCGATGTAAACGAAACGACCAAAAATATCGTGGCATATTCGAGCATCAAAAACCAATACGAAAAGCTAAATTTCGACCTGATGAAAAAACGGCTTGGGCACGATTTTATCCTGCGCTGTTCGGCGTGCCACGACGACTACGCCAACGGCATCATCGGTCCGTCGCTTCTGGATAAAACCGACGCGCAGATCGTGGATATGATTAAAAAGTATAAATTCAAAGAAAAGCCTAATCCTCTTATGGTGCAGCTCGTAAACGGCATGAGCGAGCAGCAGATAGAGACGATGGCGAAAGAAATTTACGAGTTCAACAAACAATTTAAGGAGCAGAAATGA
- a CDS encoding c-type cytochrome, whose translation MKPGKILALILGVALIALMIFMASSGGSGVPKQEQAKPQVQTKPAPQSKSVDLIDDKDVKNIKILQQSVKERDFEVSSSYLVSCAPCHGDDGRGKIAPPIGGKSKDQILASLKDYKAGKIKNSLMSGLLTNVSDESLDKLADEISKFKE comes from the coding sequence ATGAAACCGGGCAAAATTTTAGCTTTGATTCTGGGTGTAGCGCTGATCGCGCTGATGATCTTTATGGCAAGCTCGGGCGGCTCCGGCGTGCCGAAACAGGAGCAGGCTAAGCCGCAGGTGCAAACAAAACCAGCGCCGCAGAGTAAAAGCGTCGATCTCATCGACGATAAGGACGTAAAAAATATTAAAATTTTACAGCAGAGCGTTAAAGAGCGCGACTTTGAGGTAAGCAGCTCATATCTGGTAAGCTGTGCGCCTTGCCACGGCGACGACGGACGCGGCAAGATCGCTCCGCCGATCGGAGGCAAGAGCAAGGATCAAATTTTAGCAAGCCTCAAAGATTATAAAGCGGGCAAGATCAAAAACAGCCTGATGAGCGGACTTTTAACCAACGTAAGCGACGAGAGCCTAGATAAGCTCGCGGATGAAATTTCAAAATTTAAAGAGTAG
- a CDS encoding NapH/MauN family ferredoxin-type protein, whose translation MDKYNSRCTIKNTSFFSTFALKNRSGKLRPSIRALRYATVFLVHLLFVLSFRADIQILEGDISGSRILGFHLADPFATLEVIAAHKDLPINLLIGSGTILLFYFIAGGKAFCSWICPYGALSEIGEKLHNTLISKHVIKERSLPRGMRYAIWAVFLLLSAITDLLVFEIFNVVGILSRLIIYGFSLAGLWIVFVFLLEVFFSRRAWCAHLCPLGSTYSLAAKASLSKITWDKSRCDHCGVCQDVCFVSHVLDITKKKASENLGDKSKFMLKGIDCTLCGRCIDVCHQDALSIGNKLKDMI comes from the coding sequence TTGGATAAATATAATTCGCGATGCACGATCAAAAATACGAGCTTTTTCTCGACCTTCGCGCTTAAAAACAGAAGCGGCAAACTGCGCCCCAGTATTCGGGCGCTGCGCTACGCCACGGTATTTTTGGTGCATCTGCTTTTCGTGCTTTCCTTTCGTGCGGATATTCAAATTTTAGAAGGCGACATCAGCGGCTCGCGGATACTTGGCTTTCACCTAGCCGATCCCTTTGCCACTCTTGAGGTGATCGCCGCGCACAAGGATCTGCCGATAAATCTACTTATCGGCTCGGGCACCATTTTGCTGTTTTACTTCATCGCGGGCGGCAAGGCGTTTTGCTCGTGGATCTGTCCTTACGGAGCGCTTAGCGAGATCGGCGAAAAGCTGCATAATACGCTAATTTCAAAGCACGTCATCAAGGAGCGCTCATTGCCGCGCGGTATGCGATATGCGATCTGGGCGGTATTTTTGCTGCTAAGCGCGATTACGGATCTACTCGTTTTTGAAATTTTTAACGTAGTTGGAATTTTATCGCGCCTCATCATCTATGGCTTTTCGCTGGCTGGGCTTTGGATCGTTTTTGTATTTTTGCTCGAAGTGTTTTTTAGCAGGCGAGCGTGGTGCGCGCATCTATGCCCGCTAGGAAGCACCTATTCGCTTGCGGCAAAAGCAAGCCTAAGCAAGATTACTTGGGATAAGAGTAGGTGCGATCACTGCGGCGTTTGCCAAGACGTCTGCTTCGTTTCACACGTGCTAGACATCACCAAAAAAAAGGCATCCGAAAACCTAGGCGATAAGAGCAAATTTATGTTAAAAGGGATCGACTGCACGCTGTGCGGACGCTGTATCGACGTGTGTCACCAAGACGCACTGAGTATCGGCAACAAGCTAAAAGATATGATCTAA
- a CDS encoding ATP-binding cassette domain-containing protein, giving the protein MIEIKNVSKKFADQFVLKDIDLNIDDGEQVLFVGQNGAGKSSLMRTILGEYIPTSGSVAIDGFDSFKQRSRALRGISFVPQTPPPLKLSLNELIYFAERTADASRADIVKFCDEMELDLGLNLNKPFHKLSGGMKQKFLIALAFGRASKAMIFDEPTANLDPSARERFKTLLHNHAKDKSLIFISHRLEEVGGLVKRMISMDLGRIVDDKNV; this is encoded by the coding sequence ATGATAGAGATTAAAAACGTAAGCAAGAAATTCGCAGATCAATTCGTTTTAAAAGATATCGATCTAAATATCGATGATGGCGAGCAAGTGCTTTTCGTCGGGCAAAACGGAGCGGGCAAAAGCTCGCTGATGCGGACGATTTTAGGCGAATACATACCCACAAGCGGCAGCGTCGCCATCGACGGATTTGATTCGTTTAAGCAGCGCAGCCGCGCGCTACGCGGTATCAGCTTCGTGCCGCAAACCCCGCCGCCGCTTAAGCTGAGCCTAAATGAGCTCATCTACTTCGCCGAGCGCACGGCTGACGCAAGCAGAGCAGACATCGTAAAATTTTGCGACGAAATGGAGCTTGATCTGGGTTTAAATTTAAACAAGCCCTTTCATAAGCTATCCGGCGGTATGAAGCAGAAATTTTTAATTGCGCTAGCATTCGGCAGAGCCAGCAAGGCGATGATTTTTGACGAACCGACCGCCAATCTCGATCCGAGCGCGCGCGAGCGTTTTAAGACGCTTTTGCACAACCACGCAAAAGATAAGAGCTTGATCTTTATCTCGCATAGGCTCGAGGAAGTGGGAGGACTGGTAAAAAGAATGATTTCAATGGATCTAGGGAGGATCGTAGATGACAAAAATGTTTAA
- a CDS encoding ABC transporter permease, with protein sequence MKNLLTIAALDIKESFRSRWFLLYLLIFSGLVAAFFITGVTDSRVLGFSGLSRLLLLFIQICIIILPVFVLVTTSKAILADRDLNILEYLLSFPISQAQYYYGKALGRLFGVFVPIFLSLLLAIVWGAIKGTGIPWAICLLYTGLLFSLCAAFLGIAFLICAVSKSQEMGLGLAFFVWLFCLAFLDLVLIGLLAKTGVNENLIFAIALANPMEDFRIAAISLFDPDLAVIGTTAYFILDHFGRGLFIAFSLLYPIALGAASLILGYFIFRSKDLA encoded by the coding sequence ATGAAAAATTTACTCACCATCGCCGCTTTGGATATCAAAGAATCCTTCCGTTCGCGCTGGTTTTTGCTCTATCTGCTGATCTTTAGCGGGCTCGTGGCGGCGTTTTTCATCACGGGGGTGACCGACTCGCGCGTGCTCGGCTTTAGCGGGCTTTCGCGACTGCTGCTGCTGTTTATTCAGATCTGCATCATCATCCTGCCCGTATTCGTGCTCGTAACCACTAGCAAGGCGATCCTAGCCGACCGCGACCTAAATATCTTAGAATACCTGCTAAGCTTTCCGATCTCGCAGGCGCAGTATTACTACGGCAAGGCGCTGGGAAGGCTGTTTGGAGTGTTCGTGCCGATATTTTTATCGCTGCTGCTCGCAATCGTTTGGGGCGCGATCAAGGGCACAGGCATTCCGTGGGCGATCTGCCTGCTTTATACGGGGCTGCTTTTTAGCTTGTGCGCAGCGTTTTTGGGGATCGCGTTTTTGATCTGTGCCGTTTCAAAAAGCCAAGAGATGGGGCTTGGGCTTGCGTTTTTCGTCTGGCTTTTCTGCCTTGCGTTTTTGGATCTCGTGCTGATCGGACTGCTCGCAAAAACGGGCGTAAACGAAAATCTCATTTTCGCAATCGCCCTAGCAAACCCGATGGAGGACTTCCGCATCGCCGCTATCAGCCTATTTGATCCCGATCTTGCGGTCATCGGCACGACGGCGTATTTTATCCTAGATCACTTCGGGCGCGGGCTTTTCATCGCCTTTTCGCTACTCTATCCGATTGCGCTGGGCGCGGCGAGCCTGATTTTGGGCTATTTTATCTTTAGATCGAAGGATTTGGCGTGA
- a CDS encoding nitrous oxide reductase accessory protein NosL, producing MKFTLILTAFIALCGAAEMQNSAPQSSSSAQNLGASDKTGSDSAQNSKSVREPAWLKDVNLTCAKYGIDTSAHPEFRAYARLKDSSALAFASPKAMFAYFFESESSGANFNGASAEMNSENENSLGANSANKNPANGNLGEANSTDVNFGGAELYVTDYASGEILRAQDAFYVFGSVLQSARGDDLITFARLQDAQNFMREKKGHKILQFHEISAKLIDYLR from the coding sequence GTGAAATTTACACTCATTTTGACGGCATTTATAGCGCTTTGCGGCGCAGCGGAGATGCAAAATTCTGCGCCGCAAAGCTCTAGCTCGGCACAGAATTTAGGCGCATCAGATAAGACAGGCTCCGATTCGGCGCAAAATTCTAAAAGCGTGCGCGAGCCCGCGTGGCTTAAAGACGTAAATCTTACCTGCGCCAAATACGGCATCGATACTAGCGCGCATCCCGAATTTCGCGCCTATGCAAGACTTAAAGACAGCAGCGCGCTAGCGTTTGCTTCGCCCAAGGCGATGTTTGCATATTTTTTTGAAAGTGAGAGCTCGGGCGCAAATTTTAACGGAGCTTCCGCAGAGATGAATTCTGAGAATGAAAATTCTTTGGGAGCGAATTCTGCGAACAAAAATCCCGCTAACGGCAATTTAGGCGAGGCAAATTCCACGGACGTAAATTTCGGCGGCGCGGAGCTTTACGTCACCGATTATGCAAGCGGCGAAATTTTGCGGGCGCAGGACGCGTTTTATGTCTTCGGCAGCGTGCTGCAAAGCGCCAGAGGCGACGATCTCATCACGTTTGCTAGACTTCAGGACGCACAAAATTTCATGCGCGAGAAAAAGGGGCATAAAATTTTGCAGTTTCACGAAATCTCCGCCAAGCTAATCGATTATCTAAGATGA